Proteins encoded in a region of the Streptomyces sp. NBC_00258 genome:
- a CDS encoding alpha-(1->3)-arabinofuranosyltransferase, with protein MTSTVQAPPPAATRPIAPDPGPPQGPRSRRWLLGFWAVVFVLFLAVDPGRQTFDTKLGVALDPWQFLSDLGQLWHDRGGFGGIADQYVGYAFPMLPYYGLCELINLPVWLAERLWMSLIVAVAFWGALRLAERLDTGSHASRLLGAVVYALWPVFTIVVGSTSAAALPGAFLPWVLLPLTNERYTARVAALRSALVIPFMGGVNAASTLASLLPVGLYLLSRPRGPRQRKLIAWWVPGVILATAWWVVPLLMLGIYGENFLPYVESSQTTTDTMAATEALRGAGNWVAYLHFGEAWLPAGWTVAASVIVIVSSALAAGLGLAGLARRDLPERRWLVLTVLSVALITLAGYGGSFGAPFHGVVQDWLDGGLVPFRNIYKFQTGLALALVFGLMHLVGVASQAHGARPLRGRRYVALVAAVLVLPGLAWPYLNGSILQPGSFQQLPKYWQSTADWLEKYSPDSRALVVPATAHGIYTWGSPIDQPLDVLADSRWAQRDYVPFGTAGNRRAMDAVEQSLLTGGEVPGLADYLSRAGLYYVVVRNDLDPDQLGYVPTTTVKRTLEESGYRRVTGLGPVMTGGRIAENTPIQIEGLYPRQRAVEIYEPASADVPRPGQAGLKAVADTAVVSGGPEALLPLSADPTMRDRAAVLTGDNHPGLGAPELQVLGDGLRRADTRFGLVNANTSYTYTRNERNHSGSFQDAGEKPHQILPTEGIGHQTVAELRGARSVSASSSGNWMFYLPQYDPVNAFDGNPNTAWAEGAAGSADGQWLRIGFTDETEIPDSIRVTPLPQDSVRSAPTRVRVETERGSETSTLQANGMRQRIKAPEGPTSWLKITIVDSAARHSDLSGAGFSEITIPDVQVTRMLRLPTDAERTDAAAEVVSLHRATDPGGFSPTGTEAGLHRRWTSESAGTYEVKASAIPVPSDELDELLYKVAPEQRNRITATADSTALLGTGLSPRNLTDGSLTTAWIAGDNPTIHLSWPDKQAVGEIVLAPAGGLSTRPTEVNISSPDGSTIAGVDENGVVRFDPITTDRLDITITETAPMTVHNPLADEDLQLPVGLTEAYIPALDQYRTPQPRSDRTFDVPCGQGPTLAVDDELYETSAKGTVRDLVERRPIELTLCQEGRADPELSLGSGAHRVEAGDAGPLAVTDVTLTRGTVTTPTALDRELGIRDWLGDRREVSVGSGAASYLTTYENFNDGWKATLNGKKLDPVRLDGWQQGWRVPAGAGGTVELSYEPSTLYEAGLIGGGVAVLLLVGLVLFRRNSPNTDEPSPVPPPPGLILGTVALTLVGIVIAGFFALLVPVLALLAWRRHALLVPIAFLALAGAGIAAATGAGEPASEGAGAFGPTAQLLALIGLFAGLVSIGEASYGARGPGGGQGFGASGAHGYPGAPGAAPGTGTPAAPGYPGAPRASALPPPAPGTEAPTEPLPQRRRGETAGPGAAESTRAPEARHGMPGVSGAAEAPTAPGTAPTPGTAPEQGAGPASGEAEAPRAPRPASGPTISARGPGSAQPEPDPPTTRFGFRKPKFKATPPEDARPARPEETGEGEHT; from the coding sequence ATGACCAGCACGGTCCAGGCCCCTCCCCCGGCGGCCACGCGCCCCATCGCCCCCGACCCCGGCCCACCGCAGGGGCCGCGGTCGCGGCGGTGGCTGCTGGGGTTCTGGGCCGTGGTGTTCGTGCTGTTCCTGGCCGTGGACCCGGGCCGGCAGACCTTCGACACGAAGCTCGGCGTCGCGCTCGATCCGTGGCAGTTCCTGTCCGACCTGGGCCAGCTCTGGCACGACCGGGGCGGCTTCGGCGGCATAGCGGACCAGTACGTCGGCTACGCCTTCCCGATGCTGCCGTACTACGGCCTGTGCGAGCTGATCAACCTCCCGGTGTGGCTGGCCGAGCGGCTGTGGATGTCACTCATCGTGGCGGTCGCCTTCTGGGGCGCGCTGCGGCTCGCCGAGCGGCTGGACACCGGCAGCCACGCGTCCCGGCTGCTCGGCGCGGTCGTGTACGCGCTGTGGCCGGTGTTCACGATCGTCGTCGGCTCGACCTCGGCGGCCGCGCTGCCGGGCGCCTTCCTGCCGTGGGTGCTGCTGCCGCTGACGAACGAGCGCTACACGGCCCGGGTCGCCGCCCTGCGCTCGGCGCTGGTCATCCCCTTCATGGGCGGTGTCAACGCGGCCTCGACTCTCGCCTCCCTGCTGCCGGTTGGGCTCTACCTCCTCTCCCGCCCGCGCGGCCCCAGGCAGCGCAAGCTGATCGCCTGGTGGGTGCCGGGCGTGATCCTGGCGACCGCCTGGTGGGTGGTCCCGCTGCTGATGCTGGGCATCTACGGCGAGAACTTCCTTCCGTACGTGGAGAGTTCGCAGACCACGACGGACACCATGGCGGCCACGGAGGCTCTGCGCGGCGCCGGGAACTGGGTCGCGTATCTGCACTTCGGCGAGGCCTGGCTGCCGGCCGGCTGGACGGTCGCGGCCTCGGTGATCGTGATCGTCTCGTCGGCGCTCGCGGCCGGGCTCGGTCTCGCCGGGCTGGCCCGCCGTGACCTGCCCGAGCGGCGCTGGCTCGTCCTGACCGTGCTGTCGGTCGCGCTCATCACCCTTGCCGGGTACGGCGGTTCGTTCGGCGCGCCCTTCCACGGCGTCGTCCAGGACTGGCTGGACGGCGGGCTCGTGCCCTTCCGGAACATCTACAAGTTCCAGACCGGACTGGCCCTCGCGCTGGTCTTCGGGCTGATGCACCTGGTCGGCGTCGCCTCGCAGGCGCACGGGGCCCGTCCCCTGCGCGGCCGCCGGTATGTCGCCCTGGTCGCGGCGGTCCTCGTACTCCCCGGTCTCGCCTGGCCCTACCTCAACGGGTCGATCCTGCAGCCGGGTTCGTTCCAGCAGCTTCCCAAGTACTGGCAGTCCACGGCCGACTGGCTGGAGAAGTACTCACCGGACTCCCGTGCCCTCGTCGTGCCCGCCACCGCGCACGGCATCTACACCTGGGGCTCGCCCATCGACCAGCCACTGGACGTGCTCGCCGACTCCCGCTGGGCCCAGCGGGACTACGTGCCGTTCGGCACCGCGGGCAACCGGCGCGCGATGGACGCGGTCGAGCAGTCCCTGCTGACGGGCGGCGAAGTCCCGGGCCTGGCCGACTACTTGAGCCGGGCCGGCCTCTACTACGTCGTCGTGCGCAACGATCTCGACCCCGACCAGCTCGGCTACGTACCGACCACTACCGTCAAGCGCACCCTGGAGGAGTCGGGCTACCGGCGGGTGACCGGCCTCGGTCCGGTGATGACGGGCGGGCGCATCGCGGAGAACACCCCCATACAGATAGAGGGGTTGTACCCGCGCCAGCGGGCCGTCGAGATCTACGAGCCGGCGAGCGCGGACGTGCCGCGGCCCGGGCAGGCAGGGCTGAAGGCGGTCGCCGACACGGCCGTCGTCTCCGGCGGGCCCGAGGCGCTGCTGCCGCTGTCCGCCGACCCGACCATGCGGGACCGGGCCGCCGTGCTGACCGGGGACAACCATCCCGGGCTCGGCGCCCCCGAGTTGCAGGTGCTGGGCGACGGCCTGCGCCGCGCCGACACACGGTTCGGCCTGGTCAACGCCAACACCTCGTACACGTACACCCGCAACGAACGCAATCACTCCGGCAGCTTCCAGGACGCCGGCGAGAAACCGCACCAGATCCTGCCGACCGAGGGCATCGGGCACCAGACGGTGGCCGAACTGCGCGGCGCACGCTCGGTTTCGGCGTCGTCGAGCGGCAACTGGATGTTCTATCTGCCGCAGTACGACCCGGTGAACGCCTTCGACGGCAACCCGAACACCGCGTGGGCCGAGGGCGCGGCGGGTTCGGCGGACGGGCAGTGGCTGAGGATCGGCTTCACGGACGAGACGGAGATCCCCGACTCGATCCGGGTCACCCCGCTGCCGCAGGACAGTGTGCGCTCCGCCCCGACCCGCGTGCGGGTGGAGACGGAGCGCGGCTCCGAGACGAGCACCCTCCAGGCCAACGGCATGCGCCAGCGCATCAAGGCGCCTGAGGGGCCGACGAGTTGGCTGAAGATCACCATCGTCGACTCGGCCGCCCGGCACTCCGACCTGTCCGGCGCGGGCTTCTCCGAGATCACCATTCCCGACGTCCAGGTGACCCGCATGCTGCGGCTCCCGACGGACGCCGAGCGCACCGACGCGGCCGCCGAGGTCGTCTCGCTGCACCGCGCCACCGACCCGGGCGGCTTCTCGCCGACGGGCACGGAGGCGGGGCTGCACCGCCGCTGGACCTCGGAGTCGGCGGGCACGTACGAGGTGAAGGCGAGCGCGATCCCCGTGCCGAGCGACGAGCTCGACGAGCTGCTCTACAAGGTCGCGCCCGAGCAGCGGAACCGGATCACCGCGACCGCCGACTCGACGGCCCTGCTCGGCACCGGCCTCTCGCCGCGCAACCTCACCGACGGCAGTCTGACCACCGCGTGGATCGCCGGGGACAACCCGACCATCCATCTGAGCTGGCCGGACAAGCAGGCCGTGGGCGAGATCGTGCTGGCCCCGGCGGGCGGTCTCTCCACCCGGCCGACCGAGGTGAACATCAGCTCGCCGGACGGCTCGACGATCGCGGGCGTCGACGAGAACGGTGTCGTCCGCTTCGATCCGATCACCACGGACCGGCTCGACATCACCATCACCGAGACGGCCCCGATGACCGTCCACAACCCGCTCGCCGACGAGGACCTGCAACTGCCGGTAGGCCTCACCGAGGCGTACATCCCGGCCCTGGACCAGTACCGCACCCCGCAGCCCCGGTCCGACCGCACCTTCGACGTCCCCTGCGGGCAGGGCCCGACGCTCGCCGTCGACGACGAGCTGTACGAGACCAGCGCGAAGGGCACGGTACGGGACCTCGTCGAGCGGCGGCCGATCGAGCTGACGCTCTGCCAGGAGGGGCGCGCCGACCCCGAGTTGTCCCTCGGCTCGGGCGCGCACCGGGTCGAGGCGGGCGACGCGGGACCACTCGCCGTCACCGACGTCACGCTGACCCGCGGCACGGTCACCACACCCACCGCGCTCGACCGTGAACTCGGCATACGGGACTGGCTCGGCGACCGCCGCGAGGTGAGCGTCGGCTCGGGCGCGGCCTCGTACCTGACGACGTACGAGAACTTCAACGACGGCTGGAAGGCCACGCTGAACGGCAAGAAGCTCGACCCGGTACGGCTCGACGGCTGGCAGCAGGGCTGGCGGGTCCCGGCGGGCGCGGGCGGCACGGTCGAGCTCTCGTACGAGCCGTCCACGCTGTACGAGGCCGGGCTGATCGGCGGCGGTGTCGCGGTGCTCCTGCTCGTGGGGCTCGTGCTCTTCCGGCGGAACTCGCCCAACACGGACGAGCCCTCGCCGGTTCCGCCGCCGCCCGGCCTGATCCTGGGCACGGTCGCGCTGACTCTGGTCGGAATCGTGATCGCCGGGTTCTTCGCGCTGCTGGTGCCGGTCCTTGCGCTGCTCGCGTGGCGGCGGCACGCCCTGCTGGTGCCCATCGCGTTCCTCGCGCTCGCGGGGGCCGGGATCGCCGCCGCGACCGGGGCCGGGGAGCCGGCCTCCGAGGGTGCGGGGGCATTCGGACCGACGGCCCAACTGCTGGCGCTGATCGGGCTGTTCGCCGGGCTGGTGTCGATCGGGGAGGCCTCTTACGGGGCTCGGGGCCCTGGTGGGGGTCAGGGCTTCGGGGCTTCCGGCGCTCATGGGTATCCCGGTGCTCCCGGCGCTGCTCCCGGCACGGGCACTCCCGCTGCTCCGGGGTATCCCGGTGCTCCCAGGGCGAGCGCGCTGCCGCCGCCGGCGCCGGGGACCGAGGCTCCGACCGAGCCGCTGCCTCAGCGGCGGCGGGGGGAGACCGCGGGGCCGGGTGCGGCCGAATCGACCCGGGCGCCCGAGGCACGGCACGGGATGCCCGGAGTGTCCGGGGCTGCCGAAGCACCGACGGCTCCAGGCACGGCACCGACACCCGGCACGGCTCCGGAGCAAGGAGCCGGGCCCGCGTCCGGGGAGGCCGAGGCCCCGCGCGCCCCCAGGCCGGCGTCCGGTCCGACGATCTCCGCCCGCGGGCCAGGGTCCGCGCAACCGGAGCCCGACCCGCCCACCACCCGCTTCGGCTTCCGGAAACCGAAGTTCAAGGCGACACCACCGGAGGACGCCAGGCCGGCACGACCCGAGGAGACGGGGGAAGGCGAACACACATGA
- a CDS encoding class I SAM-dependent methyltransferase, whose translation MTPARGNRPEHPGTDTGPGTGTGFKDPSFRRSLALFRAFRHEQDDPEGCYSLLARDAADQVEAYDGPVKGRTVVDIGGGGGYFTDEFRRRGAHGYLFEPDMRELGPKPPEGAVVADGYLLPLADAVADVCFSSNVLEHVADPQTFLSEMVRVTKPGGLIYMSFTNWLSPWGGHEWAPWHYLGAERARARYSRRTGRPAKHTLGENLFAVHIGPTLRQVRARDDVTVVSARSRYWPFLAQAVVRAPGLREFATWNLLLILRRYP comes from the coding sequence ATGACGCCCGCTCGGGGCAATCGGCCGGAACACCCGGGTACGGATACGGGCCCGGGTACAGGTACGGGTTTCAAGGACCCCTCCTTCCGCCGTTCCCTCGCCCTCTTCCGCGCCTTCCGCCATGAACAGGACGACCCCGAGGGCTGCTACTCGCTGCTCGCGCGCGACGCCGCGGACCAGGTGGAGGCGTACGACGGTCCGGTGAAGGGCCGGACCGTCGTGGACATCGGCGGCGGAGGCGGCTACTTCACGGACGAGTTCCGGCGGCGCGGCGCGCACGGCTATCTCTTCGAGCCGGACATGCGGGAGCTCGGGCCGAAGCCGCCGGAGGGCGCGGTCGTCGCCGACGGCTATCTGCTGCCGCTCGCCGACGCGGTCGCCGACGTCTGCTTCTCCTCCAACGTCCTTGAGCACGTGGCCGATCCACAGACCTTCCTCAGCGAGATGGTGCGGGTCACGAAACCCGGCGGGCTGATCTACATGTCGTTCACCAACTGGCTGTCCCCGTGGGGCGGTCACGAGTGGGCGCCCTGGCACTACCTGGGAGCCGAGCGGGCCCGCGCCCGCTACAGCCGGCGTACCGGCAGGCCCGCCAAGCACACCCTCGGCGAGAACCTCTTCGCCGTACACATCGGACCCACCCTGCGGCAGGTGCGCGCCCGGGACGACGTCACGGTCGTCTCGGCGCGTTCCCGCTACTGGCCGTTCCTCGCCCAGGCCGTCGTGAGAGCGCCGGGACTGCGCGAGTTCGCCACCTGGAACCTCCTCCTCATTCTCCGGCGGTATCCATGA
- a CDS encoding glycosyltransferase family 4 protein, with protein sequence MPQHVPSSLRAAFPRSAQRPPALPPQPRRIVFLARRDFGNEAAGGSELLVDRLAEGLTHLGHQVTLLCGGPAAYRDYRVVSAGGDLGHYLRARSAFQRQIGDCDLLVEVCNGMPYLAPLWHRGPTLCLVNHVHTDLWRMRFNGPLAPAARLGRRLEHWALAGAQRHNLLVAVSPSTAHALRAIGVERERIRVVHNGVEEPGPPAERSPEPLFLAMGRLVEYKRIDLLLRLWERVRPVTGGRLVIVGDGPERERLEQLAGPGVEFRGHVSEAEKHRLLCAAWLLLHPSAVEGWGLVVTEAAARETPAIAFDVPGLRDSIVDGETGLLARGESSFAAAWCTLALSTHRRTLMGKAAGDRATQFRWHRTVRQFRAVATEAVRSWTP encoded by the coding sequence ATGCCCCAGCACGTGCCTTCGTCGTTGCGCGCCGCCTTCCCCCGCTCCGCGCAGCGACCCCCGGCGCTTCCCCCACAGCCGCGCCGAATCGTTTTCCTCGCCCGTCGTGACTTCGGCAACGAAGCCGCGGGCGGCTCCGAACTGCTCGTCGACAGACTCGCCGAGGGCCTGACCCACCTCGGCCACCAGGTCACCCTGCTGTGCGGCGGCCCCGCCGCGTACCGCGACTACCGTGTCGTGTCGGCGGGCGGCGACCTCGGTCACTATCTGCGCGCCAGATCGGCGTTCCAGCGCCAGATCGGCGACTGCGACCTGCTCGTCGAGGTCTGCAACGGCATGCCCTACCTGGCGCCGCTGTGGCACCGCGGGCCGACCCTCTGCCTGGTCAACCACGTGCACACCGACCTGTGGCGGATGCGGTTCAACGGACCGCTGGCGCCCGCCGCCCGGCTCGGGCGAAGACTCGAACACTGGGCCCTCGCCGGCGCACAGCGCCACAACCTGCTGGTCGCCGTCTCCCCGTCGACGGCACACGCGCTGCGCGCGATCGGCGTCGAGCGCGAACGCATCCGGGTCGTCCACAACGGCGTCGAGGAGCCCGGCCCGCCGGCCGAGCGCTCCCCGGAACCGCTGTTCCTGGCGATGGGACGGCTCGTCGAGTACAAGCGGATCGATCTGCTGCTGCGGCTGTGGGAGCGGGTCCGCCCGGTCACCGGCGGCCGGCTGGTGATCGTCGGCGACGGACCCGAACGGGAGCGGCTCGAACAACTCGCGGGCCCCGGCGTCGAGTTCAGAGGCCATGTCTCCGAGGCCGAGAAACACCGGCTGCTCTGCGCCGCCTGGCTGCTGCTGCACCCCTCGGCCGTCGAGGGGTGGGGCCTGGTGGTGACGGAGGCGGCGGCCCGCGAGACCCCGGCCATCGCCTTCGACGTACCCGGCTTGCGCGACTCGATCGTGGACGGCGAGACGGGCCTGCTGGCCCGCGGCGAGTCCTCGTTCGCGGCGGCCTGGTGCACCCTCGCCCTGTCCACCCACCGTCGCACGCTCATGGGCAAGGCGGCGGGCGACCGCGCCACCCAGTTCCGATGGCACCGCACGGTCCGCCAGTTCAGAGCGGTGGCGACGGAGGCGGTGAGGAGCTGGACGCCATGA
- a CDS encoding DUF3068 domain-containing protein produces MRRTASPFSLVVLGLGVFLLVLAPLLAWYVEPRAQRTPVDIDSKTVFTGTGSYFDTDEIETVRDKKITITRQVRGDVADSEKSGRAVWDVSTSVDTAKSLPAADPHDSLQWTMERWVTDRKTNKPVHCCDEEPYYEGEAYLKFPFDVQKRSYIWWDSTLGSTVTLAYKGTKKIQGYEGLRFTGTVPATKTGTRLVPGTIVGEKDGGQVLAEEWYSNHGIELVADQRTGRIIYAAIGPRKTLRAPGGEKDAVVLLDSERIAFTTETQKEQVDLADTDSGMLRMVGQTLPVGTGVAGFLLAIVGVVLVVRGRPHPETSESSQQPLTM; encoded by the coding sequence ATGCGCCGTACTGCCTCACCCTTTTCACTGGTCGTCCTGGGTCTGGGCGTGTTCCTGCTCGTCCTGGCCCCCCTCCTCGCCTGGTACGTCGAGCCACGTGCTCAACGCACGCCCGTCGACATCGACTCGAAGACCGTCTTCACCGGTACGGGCAGCTATTTCGACACCGACGAGATCGAAACCGTCCGCGACAAGAAGATCACCATCACCCGCCAGGTCCGCGGCGATGTCGCCGACAGCGAGAAGAGCGGCCGGGCCGTCTGGGACGTGTCCACCTCCGTGGACACCGCCAAGTCGCTGCCCGCCGCCGACCCCCACGACTCGCTGCAGTGGACCATGGAGCGCTGGGTCACCGACCGCAAGACGAACAAGCCGGTCCACTGCTGCGACGAGGAGCCGTACTACGAGGGCGAGGCGTACCTGAAATTCCCCTTCGACGTGCAGAAACGCTCCTACATCTGGTGGGACAGCACGCTCGGCTCGACCGTCACGCTGGCGTACAAGGGCACGAAGAAGATCCAGGGGTACGAGGGCCTCCGCTTCACCGGAACCGTGCCCGCCACCAAGACCGGAACCCGGCTGGTGCCGGGCACGATCGTGGGCGAGAAGGACGGCGGCCAGGTGCTCGCCGAGGAGTGGTACTCCAACCACGGCATCGAGCTCGTGGCGGACCAGCGCACGGGCCGGATCATCTACGCGGCGATCGGGCCCCGTAAGACGCTGCGGGCCCCCGGCGGCGAGAAGGACGCCGTCGTGCTGCTCGACAGCGAGCGGATCGCCTTCACCACCGAGACCCAGAAGGAACAGGTCGATCTCGCCGACACGGACAGCGGAATGCTGCGCATGGTGGGGCAGACGCTGCCGGTCGGGACGGGTGTGGCGGGCTTCCTGCTCGCAATTGTGGGGGTCGTTTTGGTGGTACGCGGGCGTCCGCATCCCGAAACGTCCGAGAGCTCCCAGCAGCCGCTCACAATGTGA
- a CDS encoding PucR family transcriptional regulator: protein MALRRAPVTVRSAWHDVPRLQVRQFAALAMAEAPILAEEILQEIRHEYPHLPVVLDDSGEPMALIGIRRAIEVFVQHLETAEGRPRVHPEVFQEFGRGEGLHGRSLDSLQAIYRLGVRLAWRRFAEIGTRVEIPPPAMYELVDAGYEYLDGLVDQSVRGYAEAAARQAGERLRLQRRLMELLLAEHHRGDPAEALSERAARIGWPLPDKVAVGVLLRPAREAVAPAVGQGVLLDMEYEQPRMVVPEPDAAGRPELLHRALTGWAGAIGPPVPLADAAKSLRWAEAAVRLMERGLLPPGEVLYCTEHTEALVLLQPEELIDDLALRCLEPLAHCGPTHGRRLAETLLAWLETRGGAPEVAARLGVHPQTVRYRLRQIRELWGDEVDDPDRRFELELVLRAQRLRGELGDPRARR from the coding sequence ATGGCCCTACGCCGGGCACCCGTCACCGTGCGCTCCGCCTGGCACGACGTGCCGCGCCTCCAGGTGCGCCAGTTCGCGGCACTCGCCATGGCCGAGGCGCCCATACTCGCCGAGGAGATCCTCCAGGAAATACGTCACGAATATCCCCATCTGCCCGTCGTGCTCGACGACTCCGGCGAGCCGATGGCACTGATCGGGATCCGGCGGGCCATCGAGGTGTTCGTCCAGCACCTGGAGACCGCCGAGGGCCGCCCGCGCGTCCACCCCGAGGTCTTCCAGGAGTTCGGCCGCGGCGAGGGCCTGCACGGCCGCAGCCTCGACTCGCTCCAGGCGATCTACCGGCTCGGTGTACGTCTGGCCTGGCGCCGTTTCGCCGAGATCGGGACGCGCGTGGAGATCCCGCCGCCCGCGATGTACGAGCTGGTCGACGCCGGTTACGAGTATCTGGACGGGCTGGTCGACCAGTCCGTACGCGGATACGCCGAGGCCGCCGCCCGGCAGGCCGGGGAACGCCTGCGTCTGCAACGGCGGTTGATGGAACTGCTGCTCGCCGAGCACCACAGGGGCGATCCGGCCGAGGCGCTCTCGGAGCGGGCCGCCCGGATCGGCTGGCCGCTGCCGGACAAGGTCGCGGTGGGCGTGCTGCTGCGACCCGCACGCGAGGCCGTCGCGCCTGCCGTCGGACAGGGCGTGCTCCTCGACATGGAGTACGAGCAGCCCCGCATGGTCGTGCCCGAGCCGGACGCCGCCGGGCGCCCCGAACTGCTGCACCGGGCGCTCACGGGGTGGGCCGGCGCGATCGGCCCGCCCGTCCCGCTGGCCGACGCGGCGAAGTCGCTGCGCTGGGCCGAGGCGGCGGTACGGCTCATGGAGCGGGGGCTGCTGCCGCCGGGCGAGGTGCTGTACTGCACCGAGCACACGGAGGCGCTGGTCCTGCTGCAGCCCGAGGAACTGATCGACGACCTGGCGCTGCGGTGTCTGGAGCCGCTCGCCCACTGCGGGCCGACGCACGGGCGGCGGCTCGCGGAGACCCTGCTGGCGTGGCTGGAGACGCGGGGCGGGGCCCCCGAGGTGGCCGCGCGTCTCGGGGTCCATCCGCAGACCGTCCGCTATCGCCTTCGGCAGATTCGTGAACTGTGGGGCGATGAGGTCGATGACCCGGACCGCCGCTTCGAGCTGGAACTGGTGCTTCGGGCTCAGCGGCTCCGGGGCGAGCTGGGCGATCCCCGAGCCCGGCGCTGA
- a CDS encoding IclR family transcriptional regulator: protein MGRLVPAVTRALDILELFLDGDGALSAPDIVRKLQLPRTTVHELVTTLAARSYITPVPGQPGRYRLGVRPYQLGSRYSEQLDLAAEGQQVARSVAETCDETVHVAILEGTDVIYIAKVDSTHAVRMVSAAGRRLPAHCTSVGKMLLASLSEPELTARIPDDADLVRMTPNSITEPAALREALTEIRARGVAVESRESNPDVSCVAAPVRDRTGQVVAALSISVPMIRWSDERRAELEQLSAKGAAELSERLGHRSVG, encoded by the coding sequence GTGGGACGCCTCGTACCTGCCGTAACCAGGGCTCTCGACATACTCGAGCTATTTCTCGACGGAGACGGCGCGCTCTCCGCCCCCGACATCGTGCGCAAGCTCCAGCTGCCGCGCACCACGGTGCACGAACTGGTGACGACACTTGCCGCCCGTTCGTACATCACGCCCGTACCGGGTCAGCCGGGACGTTACCGGCTCGGGGTGCGCCCGTACCAGCTCGGCAGCCGCTACTCCGAGCAGCTGGACCTCGCGGCCGAGGGTCAGCAGGTCGCCCGGTCCGTCGCGGAGACCTGCGACGAGACCGTGCACGTGGCGATCCTGGAGGGCACGGATGTCATCTACATCGCCAAGGTCGACTCCACGCACGCGGTGCGCATGGTGTCCGCCGCGGGCCGCCGGCTGCCCGCCCACTGCACCTCCGTGGGCAAGATGCTGCTCGCCTCGCTGTCCGAGCCCGAGCTGACCGCGCGGATCCCCGACGACGCCGACCTGGTCCGGATGACGCCGAACAGCATCACCGAGCCGGCCGCCCTGCGGGAGGCCCTCACCGAGATCCGCGCCCGCGGCGTCGCGGTGGAGAGCCGCGAGTCGAACCCCGACGTCAGCTGTGTCGCCGCGCCGGTGCGCGACCGCACGGGCCAGGTCGTGGCCGCGCTCTCCATCTCCGTACCGATGATCCGCTGGAGCGACGAGCGCCGCGCCGAACTGGAGCAGCTCTCCGCGAAGGGCGCCGCCGAGCTGTCGGAGCGGCTCGGACACCGGAGCGTGGGATGA
- a CDS encoding SMP-30/gluconolactonase/LRE family protein — MTHAYEVAVLAEAALGEGPTWDAEARRLIWIDILGSRVHTYDPVSGRRTVMATEQHVGAAKPRGGGGLVVNLRDGVGLYGPGGPGASGDSDGFRWLHREVVPGRRANDAAVAPDGALWVGTMRYDEAPGGGTLSRVAPDGTVETVLDDVTVSNGTGWSPDGRLMYYINSPTRRIDVFDFDGRRATNRRELAVVEEGDGFPDGLTVDADGCVWVALWDGGAVRRYTPDGKLDRVVELPVTRPTACAFGGADLTDLYITTARTGLEAPHPLAGSVLVVPGAGKGLPQPPFAG, encoded by the coding sequence ATGACGCACGCGTACGAGGTGGCCGTCCTCGCGGAGGCGGCCCTCGGCGAAGGCCCCACCTGGGACGCCGAGGCCCGACGGCTGATCTGGATCGACATCCTCGGCTCCCGGGTCCACACGTACGACCCTGTCTCCGGCCGTCGCACGGTCATGGCCACCGAGCAGCACGTGGGCGCCGCCAAGCCGCGCGGGGGCGGCGGCCTGGTCGTCAACCTCCGTGACGGCGTGGGCCTTTACGGCCCCGGCGGCCCGGGTGCCTCGGGCGACTCGGACGGCTTCCGGTGGCTGCACCGGGAGGTCGTCCCCGGCCGCCGTGCCAACGACGCGGCGGTCGCGCCCGACGGTGCCCTGTGGGTGGGCACCATGCGCTACGACGAGGCGCCGGGCGGCGGCACGCTCTCCCGTGTCGCCCCCGACGGCACGGTCGAGACGGTCCTCGACGACGTGACGGTGAGCAACGGCACGGGCTGGAGCCCCGACGGCCGCCTCATGTACTACATCAACTCACCGACCCGCCGGATCGACGTCTTCGACTTCGACGGCCGACGGGCCACCAACAGGCGCGAGCTGGCGGTCGTCGAGGAGGGCGACGGTTTCCCCGACGGACTCACCGTCGACGCCGACGGCTGTGTCTGGGTCGCCCTGTGGGACGGCGGCGCGGTCCGCCGCTACACCCCGGACGGCAAGCTGGACCGCGTCGTGGAGCTGCCCGTAACGCGCCCCACGGCCTGTGCGTTCGGCGGTGCCGACCTGACCGATCTGTACATCACGACAGCCCGTACGGGTCTGGAGGCGCCGCATCCGCTCGCCGGCTCGGTGCTCGTCGTCCCCGGCGCGGGCAAGGGCCTGCCCCAGCCCCCGTTCGCCGGCTGA